Genomic segment of Rhodococcus sp. W8901:
GGACATCCGCCCGCAGGCGCAGCGCGCGCTCGAGGGCACGCTGCCCGGCGCGTTGGCGATCGAACGCAACGTCCTCGAATGGCGACTCGACCCCACCAGCAGCGCGCACCTGGCGCTCGCCGTCGACCACGACGTCGAATGGGTGATCGTGTGCTCCGAGGGGTACACCTCCAGCCTGGCTGCAGCGTCGCTGCGGCAGCTCGGGCTGAACAAGGCCACCGACCTCGTCGGCGGCTACAAGGCGATCAAGTCGGCCGGTCTGCTCGGCGCGCTGATGGGGGAGCGTCACTGCACCCGCGAGCTGGCGACGGTCTCCGCCCACTGAGGTCACCGGCCGCCCGGCCGAATGTCACATACGTTCAGTTGGACTGAACGCGTGTGACATTCGGCCGGCGGCGGAACTCGCGTGGGCTCACACCGTGGTGTCTGGTGAACGCTGCGGTGAGCGCGAACGGACTGGAGTAACCCACCGCGGCGGCTATCGACGACACCGTCCGCCCGGGATCCGACAGCAGGTCCGCGGCGACGGACAGGCGCCATCCGGTCAGGTAGCCGACCGGCCCGACGCCCATGCGCGCCGAGAACCGTCGTGCGAAAGCGGCTCGGGAACAGTTGCATTCGCGGGCCAGGCCCTCGACGGTCCACGGCTGCTCCGGCTGGTTGTGGATCAGCCGCAGCGCGTTCCCGATGATCGGGTCGTCGTAGGCCGCGATCCAGTTCGGTGACCGTGATGAGTTGTGGGCCAACCATTCCCGCAGCGATGCGATCAGGACGAGGTCCAGTAGCCGATCGAGCAGAACGCTCTGGCCGGGACTGTCCAAGGTGATCTGTTGCGCCAGCAGGGCGGTCATCGGTTCGGTGTCGGTGCTGCGCGGTACCACCGCGATCGGGGTGAGGCAGTCGAGCAGTTGCCGGCTGAGGTAGCTGTCGAACCGGTACGTGCCGGTCAGCATCACGGTCCGGCCGTCGAGCGCGTTGCCCCAGGTTCGGACGCCGAGGTCGGTCATCCTCATGGCCGGTGCTCCGGCGGCAGTGTGGCAGGCCTGGTTCTCGTCGATGATCACGTGCGGCGGCGTGTCCGGGCGGTCGGCGACCGTGTAGGCGTCGGGTCCGCGCACGAGTGCGATGTCGCCCGGTGTGAGAGTCGCGCCGGCGCCGGTATCCGAGACGACGACCGCGGATCCCCGGAGCAGTGCCACTACCGTCACCGGCGCGTGGTCCTCGATGCGCAGCGACCACGGCGGAGCGAGCACCGAGCGCAGTAGGAATGCCCCCTCCGCCCGAGAGTCGGAGAGCACCATCGACAGTGCGTCCATGCCCGCGACGGTAGACGCTCGAGTATGTTTCTGCGACGCTGCGCCATGGATCGTCTCGCATTGTTGCGGTGGTATCGATTCATGACCACAACAGCGGACGGCACGTCGTCGTCGGGAGCAGTCGCCTTCGAGATCCTCGTCGGAGTGACCGCGCTGGGCGCCGTGATCGCCGGCGGGGCCCTGTTCGCGTTCTCCGCGTTCGTGATGCCCGCACTGAGTTCGATTCCCGCACACTCGGCGATCGAGTCGATGCAGGCGATCAACGTCGCGGCGCCGCGCAGTGCGCTGATGATTCCGCTGATGGGATCCGCGCTCACCGCCGCGGTCTGCGGCGTGTGGGCGGTCGTCGTCCGCCCCACCGGATGGGTCCTGGTGCTGGTGGGTGTCGTCGGGACGATCGCGGCCTTCGCCGTCACCGCGATTTACCACGTTCCGCGCAACGACGCGTTCGCGTCGGCGGACCTGGCCGACGCGAACGCCTGGCAGAGCTACCGAACCGGATGGACGCTCTGGAATCACGTCCGGGTCGGCCTCTACTTCGCATCCGGCGTGGTGCTCGCGATCGCTGCCGCGCTACCGGCCACACGCTCGGCAGATGCCGCCCTATAGTCTTGTATCCCGTGAGTGAAGCACCCGCCCAGCCAGTAGACGACACCCCCGAGCAGCTCCGGATCCGCCGCGAGAAGCGGGAGCGTCTGCTTGCCCAGGGGCAGGAGCCGTACCCGGTGTCCGTTCCCCGCACTCACAGCCTCGCGGAGGTGCGCGCGAAGTACCCCGATCTGGAGCCCGACACCGCTACCGGTGAGCAGGCCGGCGTCGTGGGCCGTGTCATCTTCGTGCGCAACACGGGCAAGCTCTGCTTCGCGACGCTGCAGGAGGGCGACGGCACCCAGCTGCAGGCGATGCTGAGCCTGGCCAACGTCGGCGAAGAGGCCCTGGCCGCGTGGAAGTCCGACGTCGACCTCGGCGACTTCGTGTTCGTGCAGGGTGAGGTCATCAGCTCCCGTCGCGGTGAGCTCAGCGTCATGGCCGACTCGTGGCAGATGGCGGCCAAGTCGCTGCGTCCGCTGCCCGTCGCGCACAAGGAGATGAGTGAGGAGTCCCGCGTGCGTCAGCGCTACGCGGACCTCATCGTCCGCCCCGAGGCCCGGGAGAACGCCCGCAAGCGTGTTGCCGTCGTTCGTGAGCTGCGCAATGCCCTCGAGCGGCGCGGGTTCCTCGAGGTCGAGACGCCGATGCTGCAGACGCTGCACGGCGGCGCCGCGGCCCGCCCGTTCGTGACGCATTCCAACGCGCTCGACATCGACCTGTACCTGCGTATCGCGCCCGAACTGTTCCTCAAGCGCTGCGTGGTCGGCGGCATCGAGAAGGTCTTCGAGATCAATCGCAACTTCCGCAACGAGGGCGTCGACTCGACGCATTCGCCGGAGTTCGCGATGCTCGAGACGTACGAGGCCTACGGCACCTACGACGATTCCGCGAAGATGATCCGCGAGCTGGTCCAGGAGGTCGCGCAGGCGGCGTTCGGTACGCAGGTGGTCACGCTCGCGGACGGCACCGAGTACGACCTCAGTGGCGAGTGGAAGACGATGGACATGTATCCGTCGCTGTCCGAGGCCATCGGCGTGCAGGTCACCCCGGACACCACGGTCGAGGAGCTGCTGGCGCTGGCCGCCAAGGTGGGTCTCGAGGTCCCGAAGGACAAGGGATACGGCCACGGCAAGCTCGTCGAGGAACTGTGGGAGCACCAGTGCGGTGACCAGTTGTACGCGCCGACGTTCGTGCGGAACTTCCCGGTCGAGACGTCGCCGCTGACCCGCCAGCACCGCACCCTGCCGGGTGTCACGGAGAAGTGGGATCTGTACATCCGCGGATTCGAACTCGCCACCGGATATTCGGAGTTGGTCGATCCGATCATTCAGCGTGAGCGTTTCGTCGATCAGGCGCGTCTCGCCTCGGCCGGCGACGACGAGGCGATGGCTCTCGACGAGGAGTTCCTGGCGGCGATGGAGCAGGGTATGCCGCCGACGACCGGAACCGGCATGGGAATCGACCGTCTGCTGATGGCACTCACCGGATTGGGAATCAGGGAAACCATCTTGTTCCCAATTGTCCGACCGAGCGCGCGCTGACCGGGAGTTTCAATTCGCTCCTATTGCCGAGTCATCACTTTTGGTGATTCAGGGGTACGATTGCATTCGTGTTACCGGCTGGGGCGCATCGCGTCTGAGCAACGTCGCGTCATTCGGAAGGAATTGACCCCATGGCAAAGAAGGTCACTGTAACGCTCATCGACGACGTCGATCAGGACGCCACTGCCGATGAAACGGTCGAGTTCGGCCTGGATGGGGTTCTGTACGAGATCGATCTGTCTTCGGAGAATGCTGCGAAGCTTCGTGAACAGTTGGATGTTTGGGTTTCGCATGCCCGCAAGGCGACGGCTCGTCGTCGTGGCGGCAAGGGTACTTCCAGTAGCAGTGCGACCTCGTCGCGTGTTTCGGTAGACCGCGAGCAGAGTGCGGCGATTCGCGAATGGGCACGCCGGAACGGTTATCCGGTGTCCTCTCGCGGTCGAATCTCGGCGGAAATCACCGAGGCGTACAACAAGGCGCACTGATTACGGCCGGACGTCGCCTCCGCCGATTCGGCCCCGCGTGTAAAGGCGCGCTGCTAGTGTCCGCGATGTGCGGCTGAGGCGATTGTTTACCGACGCAGTGCCTTCGATATTGGACAATCCGGGTGGGTCCGGGCCGAGATCGAACCACTCGTCGCGTAATCCGCTCGACAGTTATCCGAATCCGGTTGTGCCGGTACACGGCACCGGGGGGAACCGGCCCGGACAATGGGGCCACGTATGCCCCGCCCCCGGCGACCGAGGAATATTGCGTCTTCTCGCTTCCTCCCGTTCCATTCGCCGATCGCTCCTGGTCGATTCCGGCGTTCGACGGAATGAAGCCGATCGAGCAGAGGACACGCCGGCGGGGCACCGATTACGGTGGGCATGCGGCGATCGCCGCGGAGTCGATGGCGGCGCGCATGCTCAATGCGCTGGACCGCGGCCGCCCGCGTCCGATTCCGTGCCAGTTCGTCGCACCGATCACAGGAGGCTGAAGCACCTCGCACAGCACTCCGGCGGCTCCTCAGACTCGCATTAATTTGCGTCAGTAAGGTTCCGCTCCGGCGATCGGGCCGACGGGAAGGAGCGTGTGCGGGTGCGAGCAGTTCCGGAGGCGGGCCTCGGCGACGAGATCGACTTGCCCACACCGACGCGGAATCCCTGGTGGCTGCTCGATTCCCGACGAGTCCTTGCGGTGGCCGCCGCAATGGTCGCCCTGCAGATGGTGGTGCGGGGCATCGTCGCCTTCTCGGGCGACTTCTACTGGGACGACCTGATCCTCATCAGCCGCTCGGGGCAGTACCCGGCGTTGTCGGGTGAGTTCCTGTTCTACGACCACGACGGTCACTTCATGCCTGCCGCGTTCCTGGCGGCCTGGTTCGCGACCACGGTGGCACCGCTGACCTGGGCGGTCCCTGCGTTGATGTTGCTGTTACTGCAACTGCTGGCGTCGCTCGCGGTCCTTCGCGTCCTGCGGTTGCTGCTCGGGATGCGCCCGATCGTGCTGCTGCCGCTCGCGTTCTACCTGTTCTCTCCGCTGACCCTGCCGTCGTTCGCGTGGTGGGCCGCGGGACTGAACTCGCTGCCGATGCAGATCGCCCTCGCCTGGGTGGCGGGCGACGCGATCCGGCTCTGTCGGACCGGACGCGTCCGGTTCGCGGTGTCCGGTTCCGTGGTGACCGCGCTGTCGCTGGCGTTCTTCGAGAAATCGGTGCTGGTGCCGATCGTCGCGTTCGCGACCGTGGTGCTGCTGTTCCGGCTGGACGGAATCGAGCGGCCGCTGCGTTCGGCGTGGCGGCGGGGTCGGGTGCTGTGGATTCCGCTGGTCGCCGTCACCGCGCTGTGGGCGGCGGCGTACCTGTACTTCACCGAGTCGAGGTTCGTCGTCCCGAGTCCGGCGCAGACCGTCGGCCTCGCCCACCACGGCACGTCGCTGGGCCTGGTGCCGACACTGCTCGGCGGACCGTGGGCGTGGGATCGGTGGCCGCCGAGCCCGCCTTGGGCGACGCCGCCGACCGTCCTGGTCGTGCTCGCCTGGGCGGTGCTGCTGGCGGCGCTGGCGTGGTCGCTGCTGTGCCGGAAGCGCACGGGTGCGGTGTGGCTGGCGCTGGTGGCCTACGTCGCGGCGTCGGAGGCGGCGATGGTGCTGACCCGGTCCGGTCCCGGTACCGCCTACGAGCTGGCGCAGACGCTCCGTTACGTCGCCGACAGTGCCGTCGTCATCGCGATCGGCTGGGCGTTGATCGTCCGCGCACCGCGTCGCGAGAATCCTCGGCTGCGCACCCCGGCTGCGCTCCAGAAGCCGGAGAGACGAGCGGTCGTCGCGCTGGCCCTGACCGTCCTGTTCGTCGTGAGCAGTGTGTGGTCGACGTTCACGTTCGTCCAGCGGTGGCGCGACAACCCCACTGTCGACTACCTCGCGAACGCCCGCGCCTCGCTGGCCGCGAATCAGGGCTCGCCGCTGCTGGATCAGCCGGTGTCCATCTGGGTGCTGCTGCCCGTCGCGTACCCGCACAACACGACCAGCCACATCTTCGCCCCGTTGGACGAGCGCCCCGAGTTCGGCCGGTCCACCAACTACCTGCAACTCCTCGACGACTCCGGCCGGCTGATCCCCGCCGCCGTGACGTCGATCCGCAACATCGGTCAGGGGCCGGTGCCGGGCTGTGGCTACCGCGTCGAGGACGGCGCCACCGACATCCCGCTCGACGGCCCGCTGATCGACTGGGAGTGGACCGCCCAGCTCAACTACTTCGCGAGCGCCGACGGGACGATTGAGGTCGGGCTCAGCGGCAGCGGCCCGGCTACCGACGCTGTGACTGTCCCCGTCCAGGCCGGGCTGAACCAGGTGTTCGTGCGGCTTTTCGGCCCCGGCACCGCGGTGCGCGTGCAACCGGTGACTCCTGGACTGGCGCTGTGCGTCGGAGCCGGTCCGGTCGGTGCCGTCGTCCCGGCTGCGGGGTCCGGCTCGTGAGAACGGACGGGGACGCCGGGTATCTGGCGTCGCTCACCGGCCTGCGCGCGGTCGCCGCGCTGCTCGTGGTCGGCGCGCACGCCGCGTTCTGGACCGGCCGGTACACGAACGACCTGGCGGGCGGCGCGTTCTCCCGCCTCGAGATCGGCGTCGCGGTGTTCTTCGCGCTGTCGGGCTTTCTGCTCTTCCGTCCGTGGCTACGGGCGGCGGCCGGGCAGCAGGAGTTGCCGTCGGCGCGCACGTACCTGTGGCATCGGGTCCGACGGATCCTGCCGGCGTACTGGATCACCGTCGTCGCGACCTACGTGATCTATCTGTTCCGGGAGCCGGGGGAGACGGGTCTGGGCTGGTCGGGGTTCGCGCGGAACATGACGCTCACCCAGATCTACGGGACCGGGCACCTGCACACCGGGCTCACCCAGATGTGGAGCCTGGCGGTGGAGGCCACGTTCTATCTGCTGCTGCCAGTGCTCGGGTGGTTCCTCGTCGTGGTCGTCTGCCGCCGCTCGTGGCATCCGGTCCGGCTCGCGATCGCGCTGCTCGTGGTCGTCGCGATCACGCCGTTGTGGACGCTGATCACGCACAACACCGACCTCACGTACACCGCACGGCTGTGGCTGCCGGGATTCATCGCGTGGTTCGCGGGCGGCATGCTGCTCGCGGTGGCGTCGCTGACGGTGAAGCGGTGCAATCCGTACGCGATGGGTCTGCTGGCGCTGTACTTCCTGCTGCTGGCATGCACGCCGCTGGCGGGCGAGGCGACGATCATCCCGATGGACGTCACCGAGGCCGTCACCAAATCGACGCTCTACCTGCTGTTCGCGATGTCGCTGATGGCACCACTGGTGATCGGCGACTGGCCCGGTCCCCTCGGCAAGCTGTGCGCGTCCGGACCGATGGTGTGGCTGGGCGAGATCTCGTACGAACTGTTCCTGGTGCACCTCGTGGTGATGGAGTTCGTGATGGAGATGCTCGGCTACCGCACCTTCCAGGGCTCGACCGTGGGCGTCTTCATCGTCACCGTCGCCTTCTCCGTCCCCATCGCGTGGGTGTTGCACCGGACGCTGGAACGCGTGCTGCCCACCGGCCCGCGGGCGGAGCGGCGGGCGATGACCGTCACCCGGCGCGCATCCGTCGTGGACTCGGCGGTGCCCGACGTCGACGCGGCGGCGACCCGGGCTACTCCCAGTCGAGTCGATTGACGGTGCCGCGACGCGCCGTCCAGCGGGATCACCGTTACGAACCTCGCCGATTCCCTGTGTCGGCGGTCATTGCGGAAGTGTTCGCTTCAGGCGTACAGCCGGCGGGAAACGATTCCGCCACCTGCGGCGTTGAAGACTTCGAGCAGGTTGACTCCGCACGTTTGACGGGTGGAGGAGCGGCGGGTCGAATGGCAGCCCACTAGAGTATGAGGTGGGGTCGTGGAACCTTCGTCGGTTCCGGAGGCCGTCAGCCTGTTGTGCCGGAGCGAAACGCGGCGGGCGGGTACGAGACACTGTGACAAGCGGGGCCTCGGACCTGGACCGCCGGAGAGTGTGAGGGAGAGCGATGTTCGAGAGGTTCACCGATCGCGCGCGGCGCGTTGTTGTCCTGGCGCAAGAAGAAGCCAGGATGCTCAACCACAACTACATCGGCACGGAACACATCCTGCTCGGTCTCATCCACGAGGGTGAGGGCGTGGCGGCGAAGTCGCTGGAGTCGTTGGGTATCTCCCTCGAAGGTGTCCGTAGCCAGGTCGAGGAGATCATCGGCCAGGGCCAGCAGGCCCCGTCCGGCCACATTCCGTTCACCCCCCGTGCCAAGAAGGTCCTCGAGCTCAGCCTGCGCGAGGCGCTGCAGCTCGGCCACAACTACATCGGCACCGAGCACATCCTGCTCGGCCTGATCCGCGAGGGCGAGGGTGTCGCGGCCCAGGTGCTCGTCAAGCTGGGCGCCGACCTCAACCGTGTCCGTCAGCAGGTCATCCAGCTGCTCTCGGGCTACCAGGGCAAGGAGCCGGCCGAGGCCGGCGGCAGCCGTGGCGAGGCGGGCACCCCGTCGACGTCGCTGGTCCTCGACCAGTTCGGCCGCAACCTCACCCAGGCCGCCCTCGAAGGCAAACTCGACCCGGTCATCGGCCGCTCGAAGGAAATCGAGCGCGTCATGCAGGTGCTGAGCCGCCGCACCAAGAACAACCCTGTCCTCATCGGTGAGCCGGGCGTCGGTAAGACCGCCGTGGTCGAGGGCCTCGCACAGGCCATCGTCAACGGCGAGGTCCCGGAGACCCTCAAGGACAAGCAGCTCTACACGCTGGACCTGGGCTCCCTGGTGGCCGGCAGCCGTTATCGCGGTGACTTCGAGGAACGCCTCAAGAAGGTGCTCAAGGAGATCAACACCCGCGGCGACATCATCCTGTTCATCGACGAGCTGCACACCCTCGTCGGTGCCGGCGCGGCCGAGGGCGCCATCGATGCGGCCTCGATCCTCAAGCCGAAGCTGGCCCGCGGCGAGCTGCAGACCATCGGTGCCACCACGCTCGACGAGTACCGCAAGTACATCGAGAAGGACGCCGCCCTCGAGCGCCGGTTCCAGCCGGTCCAGGTCGGCGAGCCGACGGTCGAGCACACCATCGAGATCCTCAAGGGTCTGCGTGATCGCTACGAGGCGCACCACCGTGTCTCGATCACCGACAGCGCGCTGGTCGCGGCGGCCACCCTGGCCGACCGCTACATCAACGACCGCTTCCTGCCGGACAAGGCCATCGACCTCATCGACGAGGCGGGCGCCCGGATGCGCATCCGTCGGATGACCGCACCGCCGGACCTGCGCGAGTTCGACGACAAGATCGCCGACGCCCGTCGCGAGAAGGAGTCCGCGATCGACGCGCAGGACTTCGAGAAGGCCGCGAACCTGCGCGACAAGGAGAAGACCCTCGTCGCACAGCGTGCCGAGCGCGAGAAGCAGTGGCGTTCGGGTGACCTTGACGTCATCGCCGAGGTCGACGACGAGCAGATCGCCGAGGTGCTGGGCAACTGGACCGGTATCCCGGTCTTCAAGCTCACCGAGGAGGAGACCACGCGTCTGCTCCGCATGGAGGAGGAGCTGCACAAGCGGATCATCGGCCAGGAGGACGCCGTCAAGGCCGTCTCCAAGGCGATCCGCCGCACCCGCGCCGGCCTGAAGGATCCGAAGCGTCCGTCCGGTTCGTTCATCTTCGCCGGCCCGTCCGGTGTCGGTAAGACCGAGCTGTCCAAGGCGCTCGCGAACTTCCTGTTCGGCGACGACGACGCGCTCATCCAGATCGACATGGGCGAGTTCCACGACCGGTTCACCGCGTCGCGTCTGTTCGGTGCCCCTCCCGGCTACGTCGGCTACGAAGAGGGCGGCCAGCTCACCGAGAAGGTGCGCCGCAAGCCGTTCTCGGTGGTCCTGTTCGACGAGATCGAGAAGGCTCACCAGGAGATCTACAACACCCTCCTGCAGGTGCTCGAGGACGGCCGTCTCACCGACGGTCAGGGTCGTACGGTCGACTTCAAGAACACCGTGCTGATCTTCACCTCGAACCTGGGCACCTCCGACATCTCGAAGGCCGTGGGTCTGGGCTTCTCCGCCGGAACGGGCAGCGAGTCGAACTACGAGCGGATGAAGCTCAAGGTCAACGACGAGCTCAAGAAGCACTTCCGCCCCGAGTTCCTCAACCGCATCGACGACATCATCGTCTTCCACCAGCTGACCAAGGATCAGATCATCCAGATGGTGGACCTGATGATCGGCCGCGTCGAGAAGCAGCTGAAGAACAAGGACATGGACATCGAGCTGACCGAGCAGGCCAAGTCGCTGCTCGCCAAGCGCGGGTTCGATCCGGTGCTCGGCGCGCGGCCGCTGCGTCGCACCATCCAGCGCGAGATCGAGGACCAGCTGTCGGAGAAGATCCTCTTCAACGAGGTCGGCCCCGGTCAGATCGTGCTCGTCGACGTCGAGGGTTGGGACGGCGAGAGCGCGGGCGAGGACGCGAAGTTCACGTTCACGCCCAACCCGAAGCCGGTCAAGGTGCCGGACTCGCCCGCCGAGGCGCTGGCCGGTGCCGGCGACGCCCCGTCCGAGGGTGGCTCCGCCGAGTAGGTTCACAGGCACGACGACGCCCCGCACGCAGCAGCGTGCGGGGCGTCGTCGTGTGTCAGGCGGAGATCGCGGGCCGGCCGATGCCGGTCCGGCCGGACCAGTTGGCGAGGCGTTCCGTCGGTCCCGCTCCCTCGGCCGGCTCGACCACCGCGCCGAACGGCACGTGCCCACCGCGGGGGCTGGCGGGGATCGCGCGGCGGGCCACCGCGAGTGCCGATTCGGCGAGTGCGGAGTCGGTCTCGGTGGGTTGCCCGGTCGCGGCGGCCAGATCCCAGCCGTGGACCAGCGTCTCGTTGAGGTATCCCCAGATCGCGGCGCGGCCGGGTACGCGGCCCCACGGCGCGGTGACGGTGACGTCGAGCAGCGCGTCGTCGCTCCAGACGGCCCACATCCTCTCGCCGGCGATCCGGTACGCGGCGCACCGATCGCCGTCGACGGCGATCGCGACCAACGGCACGGTGGTCGGGTCGCCGCCCTCCCCGATGACACGCGCCCGGTCGACGGTGGCGACCAGGTGGCCCATCAGGGTCGCGACGTCGAACTCGTCGCACGGCGTCGGATCCGTCAGCTGGTCCGGCCGCACCTCGGCCATCAAGGCGGTCACCCAGGCCAGGGCCTCGCGGTATAGGGGGCGGGGATCGGTGATGTCGGTCATGGTGGGGCCTTTCGATCGAGTGCACGTGTGCGGACCGCGCCCACTCTCGTCCCTAATCACGACATCTCCTGTCATGTATTGCTGAGAGGATGGGGCAATGCGCGCCGACCGCCTCCTCTCGCTGGTATTGCTGCTGCGGAACAGGGGACGGATGTCCGCACCGGCCCTCGCCCGGGAGCTCGAGGTGTCCACTCGCACGGTGCTGCGTGACGTCGAGGCCCTGTCGACGGCCGGGATCCCCGTCTACGCGGAACGCGGCCGGGACGGCGGGTTCGCCCTGCTGCCGGGGTTCACCACCGACCTCACCGGGCTGACGGTGGAGGAGGCTAAGGCGCTGCTCGCGGCCGGCGCCGCGACCACCCCTGCGGCGCTGGGGATGGCGCCCGCCTTCGCGTCCGCGATGCGGAAGGTGTCGGCCGCCATGCCCGACACGCATCGCTCGGCCGCCACACGAGTTGCGGAACGGGTGCTCGTGCGCCAGGGCGGTTGGCTCACCGACCCGTCCCACGAGGCGTATCTCGGCCTGATCCAGCAGGTGGTGTTCGCGGGACGCCGGCTTCGGCTCCGGTACGCCGCCCGCGGCAGCGAATCACGCTGGCGCACAGTTGATCCGATCGGCCTGGTCAATGCCGGCGGCAGGTGGTACCTGGTGGCAACGCATCGCGGTTCGGAGCGCACGTACCGGCTGTCCCGCATCCAGGACGCCGTGGAGCTCGACGAGCCGGCGCGGCGCGACCCCGTCGTCGACCTGGCCGGGATCTGGGACCGGCGGCGGTCCGAGTTCCGTGCGCTGCACGAGTCCGTGGCGGCCACCGTTCGGGTGCGGGCCGAGCGGCGGGAGGACCTTCTCGACTCGGTGCTCTCCGCCGCCTCGGAGACTCGCGCGGACGGCTGGATCACGGCCGAGGTCGAGTTCGGCGACGCCGCTCACGCCGGGGGAGTGTTGTGGATGCTCGGCGAGGATGCCGAACTTCTCGGGCCCGAGAGTCTGCGCGAGGGGATCAGGCTCCGGGCGTCGGGCATGGCCGATCGGCACCGGGCCGCCCGTCCGGTGCCGGAACCGGGCTGACCCACTCAGG
This window contains:
- a CDS encoding rhodanese-like domain-containing protein; its protein translation is MTIDQMLDDARSQIDRMYVFELTEACRRGAIFVDIRPQAQRALEGTLPGALAIERNVLEWRLDPTSSAHLALAVDHDVEWVIVCSEGYTSSLAAASLRQLGLNKATDLVGGYKAIKSAGLLGALMGERHCTRELATVSAH
- a CDS encoding AraC family transcriptional regulator; translated protein: MDALSMVLSDSRAEGAFLLRSVLAPPWSLRIEDHAPVTVVALLRGSAVVVSDTGAGATLTPGDIALVRGPDAYTVADRPDTPPHVIIDENQACHTAAGAPAMRMTDLGVRTWGNALDGRTVMLTGTYRFDSYLSRQLLDCLTPIAVVPRSTDTEPMTALLAQQITLDSPGQSVLLDRLLDLVLIASLREWLAHNSSRSPNWIAAYDDPIIGNALRLIHNQPEQPWTVEGLARECNCSRAAFARRFSARMGVGPVGYLTGWRLSVAADLLSDPGRTVSSIAAAVGYSSPFALTAAFTRHHGVSPREFRRRPNVTRVQSN
- a CDS encoding anthrone oxygenase family protein; protein product: MTTTADGTSSSGAVAFEILVGVTALGAVIAGGALFAFSAFVMPALSSIPAHSAIESMQAINVAAPRSALMIPLMGSALTAAVCGVWAVVVRPTGWVLVLVGVVGTIAAFAVTAIYHVPRNDAFASADLADANAWQSYRTGWTLWNHVRVGLYFASGVVLAIAAALPATRSADAAL
- the lysS gene encoding lysine--tRNA ligase, with product MSEAPAQPVDDTPEQLRIRREKRERLLAQGQEPYPVSVPRTHSLAEVRAKYPDLEPDTATGEQAGVVGRVIFVRNTGKLCFATLQEGDGTQLQAMLSLANVGEEALAAWKSDVDLGDFVFVQGEVISSRRGELSVMADSWQMAAKSLRPLPVAHKEMSEESRVRQRYADLIVRPEARENARKRVAVVRELRNALERRGFLEVETPMLQTLHGGAAARPFVTHSNALDIDLYLRIAPELFLKRCVVGGIEKVFEINRNFRNEGVDSTHSPEFAMLETYEAYGTYDDSAKMIRELVQEVAQAAFGTQVVTLADGTEYDLSGEWKTMDMYPSLSEAIGVQVTPDTTVEELLALAAKVGLEVPKDKGYGHGKLVEELWEHQCGDQLYAPTFVRNFPVETSPLTRQHRTLPGVTEKWDLYIRGFELATGYSELVDPIIQRERFVDQARLASAGDDEAMALDEEFLAAMEQGMPPTTGTGMGIDRLLMALTGLGIRETILFPIVRPSAR
- a CDS encoding histone-like nucleoid-structuring protein Lsr2 — translated: MAKKVTVTLIDDVDQDATADETVEFGLDGVLYEIDLSSENAAKLREQLDVWVSHARKATARRRGGKGTSSSSATSSRVSVDREQSAAIREWARRNGYPVSSRGRISAEITEAYNKAH
- a CDS encoding acyltransferase family protein: MRTDGDAGYLASLTGLRAVAALLVVGAHAAFWTGRYTNDLAGGAFSRLEIGVAVFFALSGFLLFRPWLRAAAGQQELPSARTYLWHRVRRILPAYWITVVATYVIYLFREPGETGLGWSGFARNMTLTQIYGTGHLHTGLTQMWSLAVEATFYLLLPVLGWFLVVVVCRRSWHPVRLAIALLVVVAITPLWTLITHNTDLTYTARLWLPGFIAWFAGGMLLAVASLTVKRCNPYAMGLLALYFLLLACTPLAGEATIIPMDVTEAVTKSTLYLLFAMSLMAPLVIGDWPGPLGKLCASGPMVWLGEISYELFLVHLVVMEFVMEMLGYRTFQGSTVGVFIVTVAFSVPIAWVLHRTLERVLPTGPRAERRAMTVTRRASVVDSAVPDVDAAATRATPSRVD
- a CDS encoding ATP-dependent Clp protease ATP-binding subunit gives rise to the protein MFERFTDRARRVVVLAQEEARMLNHNYIGTEHILLGLIHEGEGVAAKSLESLGISLEGVRSQVEEIIGQGQQAPSGHIPFTPRAKKVLELSLREALQLGHNYIGTEHILLGLIREGEGVAAQVLVKLGADLNRVRQQVIQLLSGYQGKEPAEAGGSRGEAGTPSTSLVLDQFGRNLTQAALEGKLDPVIGRSKEIERVMQVLSRRTKNNPVLIGEPGVGKTAVVEGLAQAIVNGEVPETLKDKQLYTLDLGSLVAGSRYRGDFEERLKKVLKEINTRGDIILFIDELHTLVGAGAAEGAIDAASILKPKLARGELQTIGATTLDEYRKYIEKDAALERRFQPVQVGEPTVEHTIEILKGLRDRYEAHHRVSITDSALVAAATLADRYINDRFLPDKAIDLIDEAGARMRIRRMTAPPDLREFDDKIADARREKESAIDAQDFEKAANLRDKEKTLVAQRAEREKQWRSGDLDVIAEVDDEQIAEVLGNWTGIPVFKLTEEETTRLLRMEEELHKRIIGQEDAVKAVSKAIRRTRAGLKDPKRPSGSFIFAGPSGVGKTELSKALANFLFGDDDALIQIDMGEFHDRFTASRLFGAPPGYVGYEEGGQLTEKVRRKPFSVVLFDEIEKAHQEIYNTLLQVLEDGRLTDGQGRTVDFKNTVLIFTSNLGTSDISKAVGLGFSAGTGSESNYERMKLKVNDELKKHFRPEFLNRIDDIIVFHQLTKDQIIQMVDLMIGRVEKQLKNKDMDIELTEQAKSLLAKRGFDPVLGARPLRRTIQREIEDQLSEKILFNEVGPGQIVLVDVEGWDGESAGEDAKFTFTPNPKPVKVPDSPAEALAGAGDAPSEGGSAE
- a CDS encoding TIGR03086 family metal-binding protein, which translates into the protein MTDITDPRPLYREALAWVTALMAEVRPDQLTDPTPCDEFDVATLMGHLVATVDRARVIGEGGDPTTVPLVAIAVDGDRCAAYRIAGERMWAVWSDDALLDVTVTAPWGRVPGRAAIWGYLNETLVHGWDLAAATGQPTETDSALAESALAVARRAIPASPRGGHVPFGAVVEPAEGAGPTERLANWSGRTGIGRPAISA
- a CDS encoding helix-turn-helix transcriptional regulator; the encoded protein is MRADRLLSLVLLLRNRGRMSAPALARELEVSTRTVLRDVEALSTAGIPVYAERGRDGGFALLPGFTTDLTGLTVEEAKALLAAGAATTPAALGMAPAFASAMRKVSAAMPDTHRSAATRVAERVLVRQGGWLTDPSHEAYLGLIQQVVFAGRRLRLRYAARGSESRWRTVDPIGLVNAGGRWYLVATHRGSERTYRLSRIQDAVELDEPARRDPVVDLAGIWDRRRSEFRALHESVAATVRVRAERREDLLDSVLSAASETRADGWITAEVEFGDAAHAGGVLWMLGEDAELLGPESLREGIRLRASGMADRHRAARPVPEPG